In one window of Miscanthus floridulus cultivar M001 chromosome 12, ASM1932011v1, whole genome shotgun sequence DNA:
- the LOC136496336 gene encoding uncharacterized protein: protein MDNGFMDIPHPPLMNDPFVLVGCSAPSSSMENMGQSTLCMDGLNPAMVSCSHVNGNTQIMNDIIARDDGSRLVLGLGPTPNFYSAVSTGSKQDQRLSGQSSTFTDSGMLRLGLQMDGGEAIQYLQAPNGALHSLGVVDEASTSATVRNLGGYMPSLLFAPRANSTVNETQVETPDSLDLTHSTNNSQHLQHHLQLSPEPSAMTESSFGVSSDVVTATTTSERSHSRHPKKCRFKGCSKGARGASGLCIAHGGGQRCHKSGCHKGAESSSAYCKAHGGGRRCEELGCTKSAEGKTDYCIAHGGGRRCEHPGCPKAARGKSGRCIKHGGGKRCSVKGCIRSAEGKAGLCISHGGGRRCQYPDCGKGAQGSTLYCKGHGGGKRCIYDGCSKGAEGSTPLCKAHGGGKRCMFEGGGVCAKSVHGATEYCVAHGGGKRCSVPGCTKSARGRTDCCVKHGGGKRCKVDNCGKSAQGSTEFCKAHGGGKRCTWSTGCEKFSRGKSGFCAAHGTLMARQREQEVVKNVGSMIGPGLFNGIVVSSATAASSMMNEHSSSGVSTASDCDGTVRSQSMIPPQVLVPRSMMPSWSSEPVDGGREGGHVVPEGRVHGGGLLSLLGGSFRNADVEKL, encoded by the coding sequence ATGGATAATGGCTTCATGGACATCCCCCATCCGCCTCTGATGAATGACCCCTTTGTGTTAGTGGGATGCTCAGCGCCAAGCTCCTCAATGGAGAACATGGGTCAAAGCACACTCTGTATGGACGGCCTGAACCCAGCAATGGTTAGTTGCAGCCATGTTAATGGAAATACACAGATAATGAATGACATAATAGCGAGAGATGATGGCAGCAGGTTAGTCCTTGGTTTGGGTCCAACACCGAATTTTTATTCTGCAGTGTCCACTGGTTCAAAACAAGATCAGAGGTTGTCCGGCCAGAGTTCTACTTTCACTGATTCAGGGATGCTGAGGCTTGGTCTTCAGATGGATGGTGGGGAAGCAATTCAATATCTGCAAGCACCGAATGGAGCACTCCATTCTTTAGGTGTTGTTGACGAGGCTTCAACATCTGCTACTGTAAGGAACTTGGGTGGTTACATGCCATCCCTACTCTTTGCTCCCCGTGCCAATTCTACTGTCAATGAGACACAAGTAGAAACCCCAGATTCTCTAGACCTCACGCACAGCACCAACAATAGTCAGCATCTTCAACATCACCTGCAGCTCAGCCCTGAACCCTCTGCAATGACCGAGTCTTCATTTGGTGTGAGTTCTGATGTTGTCACTGCAACAACTACATCAGAACGTAGCCATTCCCGACATCCTAAGAAATGCAGGTTTAAGGGATGTTCCAAAGGTGCAAGAGGCGCATCAGGATTGTGTATTGCTCACGGAGGTGGGCAGAGATGTCATAAATCTGGATGCCATAAAGGTGCCGAGAGCAGTTCTGCATACTGCAAAGCCCACGGTGGCGGTCGCCGGTGTGAGGAGCTTGGTTGCACCAAAAGTGCAGAAGGAAAAACAGATTATTGCATTGCTCATGGTGGAGGCCGCCGCTGTGAACATCCTGGCTGTCCTAAAGCTGCCCGGGGTAAGTCTGGGCGGTGCATCAAGCACGGTGGTGGGAAGAGGTGCTCGGTTAAAGGTTGCATTCGGAGTGCCGAGGGGAAGGCTGGACTGTGCATTTCTCATGGCGGTGGCCGACGGTGCCAGTATCCAGATTGTGGCAAGGGGGCACAGGGCAGCACATTGTACTGCAAGGGACATGGTGGTGGCAAGAGGTGCATCTACGATGGTTGCAGCAAAGGCGCAGAGGGTAGCACACCTCTGTGCAAAGCACATGGTGGTGGGAAGCGATGCATGTTTGAAGGAGGTGGTGTCTGTGCAAAGAGTGTGCACGGGGCTACTGAATACTGCGTGGCACATGGAGGAGGGAAGCGCTGTTCCGTGCCCGGCTGCACCAAAAGTGCTCGTGGCCGCACTGACTGCTGTGTGAAGCACGGTGGGGGCAAGCGGTGCAAGGTTGACAACTGCGGCAAGAGCGCCCAGGGGAGCACGGAATTCTGCAAAGCCCATGGTGGAGGAAAGCGGTGCACTTGGAGCACAGGCTGTGAAAAGTTCTCCCGTGGCAAGAGTGGCTTCTGTGCGGCACATGGTACCTTGATGGCCAGGCAGCGAGAACAAGAGGTGGTGAAGAATGTAGGAAGCATGATTGGACCAGGTCTCTTCAACGGCATTGTGGTATCATCTGCCACCGCAGCAAGCAGCATGATGAACGAGCACTCGTCCTCTGGTGTCAGCACCGCTTCCGACTGCGATGGCACCGTAAGGAGCCAATCAATGATTCCTCCGCAGGTGCTGGTTCCTCGCTCTATGATGCCTTCTTGGTCGTCTGAGCCTGTAGATGGAGGCAGAGAGGGAGGTCATGTTGTTCCTGAGGGGAGGGTCCATGGTGGTGGCCTCCTGTCACTTCTTGGTGGCAGCTTCAGGAATGCCGATGTGGAAAAGCTTTGA